In Prosthecochloris sp. GSB1, the following proteins share a genomic window:
- a CDS encoding NAD(P)/FAD-dependent oxidoreductase, with product MGQKLTRREFGKLFAAGAAGSALGAFGGVTPLFAQQKRVVVIGGGFGGASAAKYIRKLDPSIAVTLVEPASTFYTCPFSNWVMGGLKEMKDIAQTFDVLKNKFQVEVIHDTATEIDAAKNTVKLKGGKTLNYDRLIVSPGIDFNYDAIEGYSEEVANSQMPHAYKAGPQTELITRQLSELKAGENVLICPPDNPFRCPPGPYERASLVANYLKKNKPGSKVIILDAKEKFSKQGLFTKGWEKLYGDVIEWRAASMGGKVLSVDSAAMTVETEFGPEKGGVINVIPPQQAGKIAFNAGLVDASGWCPINPITFESTIHPGIHVIGDACIAGKMPKSGFAASSQGKVTAAGVIRLMQGKVPAPPSLVNTCYSLVGPGYGISVAAVYKLTSDGIVGIEGAGGLTPMDADDDQLTEEATYARGWYNNITQDIWG from the coding sequence ATGGGCCAGAAATTAACACGCAGGGAATTCGGTAAGCTCTTCGCGGCCGGTGCGGCCGGCTCAGCCCTGGGAGCCTTTGGCGGCGTGACTCCCCTTTTTGCCCAGCAGAAACGGGTCGTCGTTATAGGCGGAGGTTTCGGCGGCGCCTCGGCGGCTAAATATATCAGAAAGCTCGATCCCTCGATTGCCGTGACGCTCGTCGAGCCTGCCAGTACTTTTTACACCTGTCCCTTCAGCAACTGGGTGATGGGAGGCTTGAAAGAGATGAAGGATATCGCCCAGACCTTCGACGTTCTGAAAAACAAATTCCAGGTCGAGGTCATTCACGATACCGCGACAGAAATAGACGCGGCGAAAAATACGGTAAAGCTCAAGGGCGGCAAGACCCTTAACTACGATCGTCTGATAGTTTCGCCGGGGATCGACTTTAACTACGATGCGATCGAAGGTTACAGCGAGGAGGTGGCCAACAGCCAGATGCCGCATGCATACAAGGCGGGACCGCAGACAGAGTTGATAACAAGACAGCTCAGTGAACTTAAGGCCGGCGAGAACGTGCTGATCTGTCCGCCGGACAATCCGTTCCGCTGCCCTCCGGGGCCCTACGAGCGGGCGAGTCTCGTGGCGAACTACCTGAAGAAAAACAAGCCCGGCTCGAAAGTCATCATCCTCGATGCAAAGGAAAAGTTCTCCAAGCAAGGACTCTTCACTAAGGGCTGGGAAAAGCTTTATGGAGACGTCATCGAGTGGCGCGCGGCGTCGATGGGTGGGAAGGTCCTTTCTGTTGATTCCGCAGCGATGACCGTCGAAACCGAGTTTGGTCCGGAAAAAGGTGGCGTCATCAATGTCATTCCTCCCCAGCAGGCAGGTAAAATAGCTTTTAACGCAGGACTGGTCGATGCGAGCGGATGGTGTCCGATAAACCCGATCACCTTCGAGTCAACGATTCACCCAGGCATTCACGTTATCGGCGATGCCTGCATCGCGGGCAAGATGCCGAAATCCGGTTTCGCGGCAAGCAGCCAGGGCAAGGTCACGGCAGCAGGCGTCATTCGATTGATGCAGGGCAAGGTTCCCGCGCCGCCTTCGCTGGTCAACACCTGTTACAGTCTTGTCGGTCCAGGTTACGGGATTTCGGTCGCTGCCGTTTACAAGCTGACGAGCGACGGTATTGTCGGTATCGAAGGCGCCGGAGGCCTTACGCCGATGGATGCTGACGACGACCAGCTTACCGAAGAAGCGACCTATGCCCGGGGCTGGTATAACAACATAACCCAGGATATCTGGGGATAA
- the secF gene encoding protein translocase subunit SecF: protein MRLLANTSIDFIKSRKIAYGVSIFLIVAGLASLVVKGLNFGIDFKGGTEVVVRFDRDVGVGQVRSVLREAGVNAEVKRYGADRSFLLRADFSGEVNKLKNLVTNSLNDRMGDNSHEVLRIDAVGPSIASDLKWAAFKALVGALVAILLYVSIRFEFRFAATSVVAIFHDVFIVLGIFSIFGGMFDFMPLSIDQSIIAAFLTIAGYSINDTVVVYDRIRENIKAGKSSDYPRIFNTSLNQTLSRTIITAGTTLLTVMVLFIFAGPAIRGFTFAILLGVAVGTYSSIFIAAPLALDWQLKTRRPIKLRGG, encoded by the coding sequence ATGCGTTTACTTGCCAACACCAGCATAGATTTCATCAAGTCACGAAAAATCGCCTACGGAGTCTCCATCTTCCTGATCGTCGCCGGACTTGCTTCACTTGTGGTGAAGGGGCTGAACTTCGGCATCGATTTCAAGGGAGGAACGGAGGTTGTCGTCCGTTTCGACAGGGACGTCGGCGTCGGCCAGGTCCGTTCCGTTCTCAGGGAAGCGGGTGTGAACGCCGAGGTCAAGCGTTACGGCGCCGACCGCTCCTTTCTGCTCCGCGCCGATTTCAGCGGCGAGGTCAACAAGCTGAAAAACCTCGTGACGAATTCGCTGAACGACAGGATGGGCGACAATTCCCACGAGGTGTTGCGCATCGATGCCGTAGGGCCGAGTATCGCCTCGGATCTCAAGTGGGCGGCCTTCAAGGCGCTTGTCGGAGCGCTTGTGGCTATCCTGCTCTATGTCAGCATCCGCTTCGAGTTCCGCTTCGCGGCGACCAGCGTGGTCGCCATCTTCCACGATGTCTTCATCGTGCTCGGGATTTTCAGTATTTTCGGCGGCATGTTCGATTTCATGCCTCTGAGCATCGATCAGAGCATCATCGCGGCGTTCCTGACGATCGCCGGTTACTCGATCAACGATACGGTTGTCGTCTACGACAGGATTCGCGAAAATATCAAAGCCGGAAAATCCTCCGACTATCCGAGGATTTTCAATACGAGTCTCAATCAGACCCTCAGCCGGACTATCATCACCGCGGGCACGACGCTGCTTACGGTTATGGTGCTGTTCATCTTCGCAGGACCGGCCATAAGGGGCTTCACTTTCGCCATACTGCTCGGCGTCGCTGTCGGCACCTACTCGTCCATTTTTATCGCCGCGCCGCTCGCCCTTGACTGGCAGCTCAAAACCCGGCGCCCCATTAAACTCCGCGGAGGATAA
- the gyrB gene encoding DNA topoisomerase (ATP-hydrolyzing) subunit B encodes MSETQSSTPNAPTYAATNIQILDGIQHVRKRPAMYIGDVHSRGLHHLIYEIVDNSIDETLAGYNDIIDLSLNEDGSVTVTDNGRGIPVDIHPEKKKSALELVMTVIGAGGKFDKGAYKVSGGLHGVGASVVNALSEWCEVEVSRDGKIWFQRYHQGVPQCEVQAIGETDKTGTKTSFKPDASIFKNTEFRKDVIIDRMRELAFLNSQLKIVVRDTEGVEDIFHFEGGISEFVKYTDHNRISLVKEPVFISGERDTTMVEIALQYNDSYQENVFSYVNNINTHEGGTHVTGFRKALTRTLNASAQKNDLLKNLKISLSGDDFKEGLTAVISVKVAEPQFEGQTKTKLGNSETQSIVESIVNEHLADYLESNPGVLKTVIEKVKGAALSREAARKAKELTRRKSALESSGLPGKLADCSINDPEHCELYIVEGDSAGGSAKQGRDRSFQAILPLKGKILNVEKARLHKMLENEEIKTIILALGTSFGVDEFAVDKLRYGKIIIMTDADVDGAHIRTLLLTFFFRHMRELIEAGKVFIAQPPLYLVKSGRDQRYAWDDDERTSIIESMKKQQKGKASVSVQRYKGLGEMNPEQLWNTTMDPEHRSLLQVTVENAMEADQIFSTLMGDKVDPRRDFIEKNARYVRRLDV; translated from the coding sequence ATGTCAGAAACGCAGAGTTCAACCCCCAACGCCCCGACGTACGCAGCAACCAATATCCAGATTCTCGACGGCATACAGCATGTCAGGAAACGCCCGGCCATGTATATCGGCGACGTCCATTCACGCGGACTGCACCATCTTATTTACGAGATCGTCGACAACTCGATCGACGAAACGCTCGCGGGCTACAACGACATCATCGACCTGTCCCTCAACGAAGACGGTTCGGTCACGGTCACCGACAACGGCAGGGGTATTCCCGTCGATATCCATCCTGAAAAGAAAAAGTCGGCCCTCGAACTCGTCATGACGGTCATCGGGGCCGGCGGAAAGTTCGACAAGGGCGCCTACAAGGTATCGGGCGGCCTGCACGGCGTGGGCGCTTCCGTGGTCAACGCCCTTTCGGAATGGTGCGAGGTCGAAGTGTCCCGCGACGGTAAAATATGGTTCCAGCGTTACCACCAGGGAGTCCCCCAGTGCGAGGTGCAGGCCATCGGAGAGACGGACAAAACCGGCACGAAAACCTCGTTCAAGCCTGACGCATCGATCTTCAAAAACACTGAATTCCGTAAGGACGTCATCATCGACCGCATGCGTGAGCTGGCTTTTCTCAACAGCCAGTTGAAAATCGTCGTCCGCGATACCGAGGGCGTCGAAGACATTTTTCATTTCGAGGGCGGCATCAGTGAATTCGTCAAATACACCGACCACAACCGCATCAGCCTCGTCAAGGAGCCCGTCTTCATCAGCGGTGAACGCGACACGACGATGGTCGAGATTGCCCTTCAATACAACGACTCCTACCAGGAAAACGTCTTCAGCTACGTCAACAACATCAATACCCACGAAGGCGGTACGCACGTCACGGGTTTCCGCAAGGCGCTGACCCGGACGCTCAACGCCTCGGCGCAAAAAAACGACCTGCTGAAGAACCTGAAGATATCCCTCAGCGGAGACGATTTCAAGGAAGGCCTGACAGCCGTAATCTCGGTCAAGGTCGCCGAACCGCAGTTCGAAGGACAGACAAAGACCAAGCTCGGCAACTCCGAGACCCAGAGCATCGTCGAAAGCATCGTCAACGAACACCTCGCCGATTATCTGGAAAGCAACCCCGGCGTCCTGAAAACCGTCATCGAGAAGGTCAAGGGAGCAGCGCTGTCGAGAGAAGCCGCAAGAAAGGCGAAAGAGCTGACCCGCCGCAAGTCCGCGCTTGAAAGCTCCGGACTGCCAGGCAAGCTGGCGGACTGCTCGATCAACGATCCTGAACACTGCGAACTCTACATCGTGGAGGGAGACTCGGCGGGCGGCAGCGCCAAACAGGGCCGCGACCGCAGTTTCCAGGCTATCCTTCCCCTGAAAGGAAAGATTCTGAACGTCGAGAAAGCCCGGCTGCACAAGATGCTTGAAAACGAAGAGATCAAAACCATCATTCTCGCTCTCGGCACGAGCTTCGGAGTAGACGAATTCGCCGTCGACAAGCTGCGCTACGGCAAGATCATCATCATGACCGACGCCGATGTCGACGGCGCGCACATCCGCACGCTGCTGCTTACCTTCTTCTTCCGCCACATGCGGGAGTTGATAGAGGCCGGAAAGGTCTTCATCGCCCAGCCCCCGCTCTATCTCGTCAAGAGCGGCAGGGACCAGCGCTATGCGTGGGACGACGACGAACGGACGAGCATCATAGAATCGATGAAAAAACAGCAGAAAGGAAAGGCCAGCGTTTCCGTCCAGCGCTACAAAGGGCTCGGTGAAATGAACCCCGAACAGCTCTGGAACACGACCATGGATCCCGAGCACCGCTCACTGCTCCAGGTTACGGTCGAAAACGCCATGGAAGCGGACCAGATCTTCTCGACCCTCATGGGCGACAAGGTCGATCCGCGCCGCGACTTTATCGAAAAGAACGCCCGCTACGTGCGCAGGTTAGACGTCTGA
- a CDS encoding YraN family protein, translating to MTPDPHDLGRMGELAALSHLVEKGYRILERNYRFRRNEIDIIAMQNRTLCFIEVKTRTSCAMGHPLEAVTPAKQKELVRAATAYLASRKEPEPDCRFDVIGIVARKLNNDRLVDYCIDHVTDAFPATP from the coding sequence ATGACGCCCGACCCTCACGATCTCGGCCGCATGGGAGAACTTGCCGCCCTATCGCACCTCGTCGAAAAGGGTTACCGCATCCTCGAACGCAACTACCGCTTCCGCCGGAACGAAATCGACATTATCGCCATGCAGAACCGGACGCTCTGTTTCATCGAGGTCAAAACCCGCACGTCCTGCGCCATGGGGCACCCTCTCGAAGCAGTGACTCCCGCGAAACAGAAGGAACTCGTCCGCGCGGCGACCGCCTATCTGGCTTCGCGGAAAGAACCCGAACCCGATTGCCGTTTCGACGTCATCGGCATTGTGGCGCGAAAACTCAACAACGACCGACTCGTCGATTACTGCATCGACCATGTCACTGACGCTTTCCCGGCGACCCCTTGA
- a CDS encoding ribonuclease HII — MLLTAEYEEKFWLEHPRVCGIDEAGRGPLAGPVVAAAVVFPRHFRPEGILEKLNDSKALSPERRNELAEAITYNADEIGIGVVDHLTIDRLNIFRATMLAMNRAAESLAGPPSFLLIDGNRFTPHLPVPWMTVVKGDAKVFSIAAASVMAKTHRDGLMKAYAKQYPAYGFERHFGYPTKQHIEAIAMHGRCPLHRRSFRLRELGEK, encoded by the coding sequence TTGTTATTAACAGCCGAATACGAGGAAAAATTCTGGCTCGAACACCCGCGGGTATGCGGAATCGACGAAGCAGGCAGAGGGCCTCTCGCAGGACCGGTCGTCGCCGCGGCCGTGGTGTTTCCCCGCCATTTCAGACCCGAAGGCATCCTGGAAAAGCTCAACGACTCGAAGGCGCTTTCCCCTGAACGGCGCAATGAGCTTGCGGAAGCGATCACGTACAACGCCGATGAAATCGGCATAGGGGTCGTAGACCACCTGACGATAGACAGGCTGAACATTTTCAGGGCAACCATGCTTGCGATGAACCGGGCCGCCGAATCACTTGCCGGCCCGCCGTCCTTCCTGCTGATCGACGGCAACCGGTTCACGCCCCACCTGCCCGTTCCCTGGATGACCGTCGTCAAGGGCGACGCGAAGGTTTTTTCCATCGCAGCGGCGTCCGTCATGGCGAAAACGCACCGTGACGGGCTGATGAAGGCGTATGCAAAACAGTATCCGGCTTACGGTTTCGAGCGCCATTTCGGCTACCCGACCAAACAGCACATCGAGGCTATCGCCATGCACGGCCGCTGTCCGCTTCACCGAAGGAGTTTCCGTCTCAGGGAACTCGGCGAAAAATAA
- a CDS encoding peptidyl-prolyl cis-trans isomerase: MRRLANPRAALIVVMTCLAGCGGADGDVVARSGKLELTRGELLASISFDGASDSLAAASMYIEDWRDMAALYQRALVDGVEREPETKLLIEKASRQITVQRFIDRKITAASANGLFRIDSSEVSAFYERHADAFVCAEPHVALVRYYAASAVQAAKLRAIAVETGAACLPDSARDAVPEYAELNRKSFSAGRRLRRQSRLFLENGRMHSILREMTPGDVSRPIALNDSLIVVMQLLDRVETGGRMTLDQCRGDIEELLIVEKQKQYYTTLLETARETYQ; encoded by the coding sequence ATGCGCCGGCTTGCTAACCCGCGGGCAGCCCTGATTGTGGTGATGACGTGCCTGGCGGGATGCGGCGGAGCCGATGGCGACGTTGTCGCACGGTCAGGCAAGCTCGAACTGACCCGTGGCGAACTGCTGGCGTCGATCAGCTTCGACGGCGCCTCGGACAGTCTTGCGGCGGCGTCAATGTACATCGAAGACTGGCGTGACATGGCGGCGCTCTATCAGAGGGCGCTCGTGGACGGCGTCGAAAGGGAGCCGGAAACGAAGCTGCTGATCGAGAAGGCGTCGCGCCAGATCACCGTGCAGCGTTTCATCGACAGGAAGATAACCGCGGCTTCCGCTAACGGTCTGTTCCGCATCGATTCTTCAGAGGTGAGCGCGTTTTACGAGCGCCATGCCGACGCATTCGTCTGCGCGGAACCTCATGTCGCTTTAGTTCGATATTACGCGGCTTCCGCGGTGCAGGCCGCGAAGCTGCGCGCCATCGCTGTCGAGACCGGCGCCGCATGCCTGCCGGACAGCGCGCGTGATGCCGTGCCGGAGTATGCGGAACTGAACAGGAAGAGCTTTTCGGCTGGAAGACGCCTGAGGCGGCAAAGCAGGCTGTTCCTGGAAAACGGCCGGATGCATTCGATCCTGAGGGAAATGACTCCCGGGGACGTTTCGCGGCCCATAGCCCTGAACGATTCGCTCATCGTGGTCATGCAGCTTCTCGACAGGGTGGAGACGGGCGGGAGGATGACGCTCGATCAATGTCGCGGGGATATCGAGGAACTTCTTATTGTTGAGAAACAAAAGCAGTATTATACTACATTGCTGGAAACGGCAAGGGAAACGTATCAGTAG
- a CDS encoding peptidylprolyl isomerase — translation MKKRLTGGIALIAILFFALFSSAGAAVADRIVAVVGNEIILQSEIDQQELLSRYQYPDAAKAPDLRARILQNLVARKIVLAKARLDSMTVNESEVDRETDARMVALRRKFKSIDEMESTFSKPFAVIEKEIKDDIRNQKLVDNLRRKKMAGVTVTYDEVEEFFRRNRDRLPPVPESVEVAQIIKYPQVAEAVKAQALARSREILQLLRDGADFPALAREYSQDPGSARLGGDLGYNRRGNFVKPFEDVAFMLDEGQISDVVETRFGYHIIQLLDKEQDAVHVRHILTAFDRNQLDAQASKDLLRAVRSDILAGKATFAEMAEKYSDDPVSAKSGGLIRQGDTGESLFPVTSLRDQLKDVARSMKKEGSLSDVVRIEPQSGEPFHALFRLNRRIPSHKPDLVSDYARIENLAKEEKQGRLFTEWIQSLQKEIYIRISDV, via the coding sequence ATGAAAAAACGTCTGACAGGTGGTATCGCTCTTATTGCAATCCTCTTCTTCGCTTTGTTCAGCTCCGCTGGAGCGGCTGTCGCCGACAGGATTGTGGCGGTTGTCGGTAACGAAATAATTCTGCAGTCGGAAATAGATCAGCAGGAGCTGCTTTCCCGTTATCAGTATCCCGATGCGGCAAAGGCCCCCGATCTGCGCGCCCGCATTCTCCAGAATCTCGTGGCCAGGAAAATCGTGCTTGCCAAGGCAAGGCTCGACAGCATGACGGTCAACGAGTCCGAGGTCGATCGCGAGACCGACGCCAGGATGGTCGCCCTTCGCAGAAAGTTCAAGAGCATCGATGAGATGGAGTCGACGTTCTCGAAGCCTTTCGCCGTCATCGAAAAGGAGATAAAGGATGATATCAGAAACCAGAAACTTGTCGATAATCTGAGGCGGAAGAAAATGGCCGGAGTGACGGTTACCTACGATGAAGTCGAGGAGTTTTTCCGTCGCAACCGCGACAGGCTTCCGCCTGTTCCTGAATCCGTCGAGGTGGCTCAGATCATCAAATACCCCCAGGTAGCCGAAGCGGTCAAAGCCCAGGCTCTGGCAAGGAGCCGCGAGATCCTGCAACTGCTTCGGGATGGAGCCGATTTTCCGGCGCTTGCGAGAGAGTACTCCCAGGACCCTGGTTCTGCCAGGCTCGGCGGCGATCTCGGCTACAACCGGCGCGGCAATTTCGTGAAACCGTTCGAAGACGTGGCGTTCATGCTCGATGAAGGCCAGATTTCAGACGTGGTCGAAACCCGTTTCGGCTATCATATCATCCAGCTTCTCGACAAGGAGCAGGACGCTGTTCATGTCCGGCACATTCTGACGGCGTTCGACCGCAACCAGCTCGATGCGCAGGCGTCGAAGGATCTGCTTCGGGCTGTCCGCAGCGATATTCTCGCCGGTAAGGCGACATTCGCCGAGATGGCTGAAAAGTATTCGGACGATCCGGTTTCGGCGAAATCCGGCGGGCTGATCAGGCAGGGGGATACGGGAGAGTCGCTTTTTCCGGTCACAAGCCTGCGCGATCAGCTCAAGGATGTCGCTCGTTCGATGAAGAAGGAAGGCTCCCTGAGCGATGTTGTCCGCATAGAGCCGCAGTCGGGCGAGCCCTTCCATGCGTTGTTCCGTCTCAACAGAAGGATTCCCTCCCACAAACCGGATCTCGTTTCCGATTACGCGCGCATCGAGAACCTGGCGAAGGAGGAAAAGCAGGGCAGGCTCTTCACGGAGTGGATCCAGAGCCTGCAGAAGGAGATTTACATCAGGATATCAGACGTCTAA
- the secD gene encoding protein translocase subunit SecD, whose translation MKHNYRFKGFLIVALTALALWSLWPSYQDYSFNRRLERLTSAEDSVAFVQKHREEIEQSAAKSLKLGLDLRGGMYLVLDVDLVDLLRERAWNKDGAFNEIMDSIDRKSADSNMSVIDLLAGEFSQRGIRMSRYFYDVRDTDEEVIAKLSREAEEAVVRAKEIIRNRVDQYGVAEALIQTQGSRRLIVALPGVSDEDRIRKLLKGTAKLEFKLLRDNESMLSAFERINAHLAFAEKPPKDGSVEEVADTAAAELLPKAPVNGKANPLYDHVVVLENGRAFVPEYSRDYLTGLFQRGDIVALLPKDSELRLSARPTEGRSGEQFYDIYLLKKTPELTGGVITEAKATFGASSVQPEVTMKMNPDGTAKWARITGANIGRRIAIVLDGAVYSAPVVESKIPGGSSVINGIESIEEAQDLEIVLKAGALPAPVRIIEERTVGPSLGADYIRSGLMSVSWGLFAVALFMILYYGKAGVAADLALILNILFVLSVLAGFSAALTLPGIAGIVLTIGMAVDANVLIFERIREEIAEGRNVRVAVDNGYSKAFSSIMDSQITTLGAGFLLYIYGIGPVQGFAVTLMIGTAASLFSALVVTKVIFDLLISKNLMTIKSFG comes from the coding sequence ATGAAACATAATTACCGCTTCAAAGGCTTTCTCATCGTTGCGTTGACAGCGCTCGCCTTGTGGTCCCTTTGGCCTTCCTACCAGGATTATTCCTTCAACCGCCGTCTCGAACGGCTCACATCGGCGGAGGACAGTGTCGCATTCGTCCAGAAACACCGCGAGGAGATCGAGCAGTCCGCCGCGAAAAGCCTGAAACTCGGTCTCGACCTGAGGGGCGGGATGTACCTCGTGCTCGATGTCGATCTGGTGGACCTGCTCAGGGAACGCGCGTGGAACAAGGACGGAGCCTTCAACGAAATAATGGACTCCATCGACCGGAAGTCGGCCGATTCCAACATGTCGGTCATCGATCTGCTTGCCGGCGAATTCTCGCAACGAGGCATCAGGATGAGCCGCTACTTCTACGACGTGCGTGATACCGATGAAGAGGTGATCGCCAAGCTTTCGCGGGAGGCCGAAGAGGCCGTCGTCAGGGCCAAGGAGATCATCCGCAACCGCGTGGACCAGTACGGCGTCGCCGAGGCGCTTATCCAGACCCAGGGGTCGCGGCGGCTGATTGTCGCTCTGCCGGGAGTTTCCGACGAGGACCGTATACGAAAACTCCTGAAGGGTACGGCGAAACTCGAGTTTAAACTCCTGAGGGATAACGAAAGCATGCTTTCCGCCTTCGAGCGGATCAACGCTCATCTTGCCTTCGCCGAAAAGCCGCCGAAAGACGGAAGCGTTGAGGAGGTTGCCGATACCGCCGCCGCCGAGCTCCTGCCCAAGGCGCCTGTGAACGGCAAGGCCAACCCTCTTTACGACCACGTCGTCGTCCTTGAAAACGGGCGCGCATTCGTGCCGGAGTATTCCAGGGACTATCTCACCGGACTGTTCCAGCGCGGCGATATTGTCGCATTGCTCCCAAAGGATTCCGAACTGAGGCTGTCGGCGCGTCCGACTGAGGGACGTAGCGGGGAACAGTTCTACGATATCTACCTTCTGAAGAAAACGCCCGAACTTACCGGGGGTGTGATTACCGAAGCGAAAGCGACGTTCGGGGCTTCTTCCGTCCAGCCCGAGGTTACCATGAAAATGAACCCCGACGGAACGGCTAAATGGGCCAGGATAACCGGCGCCAACATCGGGCGCAGGATCGCCATAGTGCTTGACGGCGCGGTGTATTCAGCCCCTGTCGTCGAGTCGAAAATACCTGGCGGCAGTTCGGTCATCAACGGCATAGAGAGCATCGAGGAGGCGCAGGATCTCGAAATCGTGCTCAAGGCCGGAGCCCTTCCGGCTCCGGTGCGTATCATCGAGGAGCGGACGGTTGGCCCGTCGCTTGGAGCCGATTATATCCGTTCGGGTCTGATGTCCGTTAGCTGGGGTTTGTTCGCTGTCGCGCTGTTCATGATCCTCTACTACGGCAAGGCCGGCGTGGCCGCCGATCTTGCGCTGATACTCAACATTCTGTTCGTGCTTTCCGTGCTTGCGGGATTCAGCGCGGCGCTCACGTTGCCGGGTATCGCCGGTATCGTTCTGACCATCGGCATGGCGGTAGACGCCAATGTGCTGATCTTCGAAAGGATACGTGAGGAGATAGCCGAGGGCCGCAACGTACGCGTAGCGGTTGACAACGGTTACAGCAAAGCCTTTTCCTCGATCATGGATTCGCAGATAACGACGCTCGGCGCCGGATTTCTGCTCTATATTTACGGAATCGGGCCTGTTCAGGGTTTTGCCGTCACCCTCATGATCGGCACGGCGGCCAGCCTGTTTTCAGCCCTGGTCGTAACGAAAGTGATTTTCGACCTGCTGATTTCGAAGAACCTTATGACGATTAAAAGCTTTGGTTAA
- a CDS encoding Rne/Rng family ribonuclease: MKKTVKKQLLMNKSGDEIQVALVEEGRLAELVIERPDSLRSIGDIYLGRVHKVVEGLKAAFVDIGQKSDGFLHFSDVGTTTEDYRALIEDDDDDENGEGEDEEGGGEGEPGEPEAGQPTRAKARNGRQQDGEGSARRNGSGRDQDKSPDRRRQSYTQMIASKLKPNDSILVQVIKEPISNKGSRLTSDITIAGRFMVLLPFGGSQIAVSRRVVSRKERARLKKLVRSMLPEGFGAIIRTVAENQEEELLKKDLEKLLVKWTQIEEKLKDAKPPQLIFKEDTIISSVLRDSLTTDVTEVVANSVSIHKETLNYIQWAAPEMEKNVSLYQGKLPLFEGYGIAKDVESIFSRKVWLRSGGYIIIEHTEAMVVVDVNSGRYAAKKEQEENSLKTNLEAAREIVRQLRLRDIGGIIVVDFIDMLDPKNAKKVYDAMKGELRQDRAKSNILPMSEFGIMQITRERIRPSLMQRMGDQCPACGGTGIIQARCTTINQIERWLRKYALQQKTPFHQLDLYVSPTVAEPLKESDRNIELRWLLQHMLFVRVKSDESLRSDDFRFYIRRNSKDVTTEYSDL; encoded by the coding sequence ATGAAGAAGACAGTGAAAAAACAGTTGTTGATGAACAAATCGGGCGACGAGATCCAGGTCGCGCTCGTAGAGGAAGGCCGTTTGGCGGAACTCGTCATCGAGCGTCCTGACAGCCTGAGAAGTATAGGCGACATATATCTTGGGAGGGTTCACAAGGTCGTTGAGGGCCTTAAGGCCGCATTTGTAGATATAGGCCAGAAATCCGACGGCTTTCTGCATTTTTCAGATGTCGGCACGACAACCGAGGATTACCGGGCGTTGATCGAGGACGATGACGACGACGAGAACGGCGAGGGAGAGGACGAAGAGGGAGGCGGCGAAGGGGAGCCTGGCGAACCCGAGGCAGGCCAGCCGACGCGTGCGAAGGCCCGCAACGGCAGGCAGCAGGACGGTGAAGGAAGCGCCCGCAGGAACGGTTCGGGACGCGATCAGGACAAGTCCCCCGATCGGAGGCGTCAGTCCTATACCCAGATGATCGCAAGCAAGCTCAAGCCCAACGACTCCATTCTCGTCCAGGTTATCAAGGAACCTATCAGCAACAAGGGGTCGAGACTGACCTCGGATATCACCATCGCCGGGAGGTTCATGGTTCTGCTGCCTTTCGGAGGAAGTCAGATCGCGGTTTCCCGTCGGGTCGTTTCTCGCAAGGAGCGGGCAAGGCTGAAAAAGCTCGTTCGCTCCATGCTGCCCGAAGGCTTCGGCGCCATCATCCGCACTGTGGCTGAAAACCAGGAGGAGGAGCTTCTGAAAAAAGACCTCGAGAAGCTGTTGGTGAAATGGACCCAGATCGAGGAGAAGCTCAAGGACGCGAAGCCTCCCCAGTTGATTTTCAAGGAAGACACCATCATCTCCAGCGTGCTGCGCGATTCGCTTACCACGGATGTCACCGAGGTCGTCGCGAATTCCGTGAGCATTCACAAGGAAACGCTGAACTACATTCAGTGGGCCGCGCCAGAAATGGAGAAAAACGTCAGCCTCTACCAGGGCAAGCTGCCCCTGTTCGAGGGATACGGCATCGCCAAGGATGTAGAATCCATCTTTTCACGCAAGGTCTGGCTGCGCTCCGGAGGCTACATCATCATCGAGCATACCGAGGCGATGGTGGTTGTCGACGTCAACAGCGGTCGGTATGCCGCGAAGAAGGAGCAGGAGGAGAATTCGCTCAAGACCAACCTCGAGGCGGCCCGCGAAATTGTCCGGCAGCTCAGGCTCCGCGATATCGGGGGTATTATCGTGGTCGATTTCATCGACATGCTCGATCCGAAGAACGCGAAAAAAGTCTACGATGCCATGAAGGGCGAACTGCGGCAAGACAGGGCGAAGTCGAACATCCTGCCCATGTCGGAATTCGGAATCATGCAGATCACCAGGGAACGTATACGCCCCAGCCTCATGCAGCGCATGGGCGACCAGTGTCCCGCGTGCGGAGGCACCGGGATCATCCAGGCCCGCTGCACTACCATCAACCAGATAGAACGCTGGTTGAGGAAATACGCATTGCAGCAGAAGACGCCCTTCCACCAGCTCGATCTCTATGTCAGCCCTACCGTCGCCGAGCCGTTGAAGGAAAGCGACCGTAACATTGAACTGCGGTGGCTGCTCCAGCACATGCTTTTCGTGCGTGTCAAGTCCGATGAAAGCCTCAGAAGCGACGATTTTCGTTTTTATATTCGCAGGAACAGCAAGGATGTAACCACCGAGTACAGCGATCTCTGA